The Pseudanabaena galeata CCNP1313 genome includes a region encoding these proteins:
- the psbA gene encoding photosystem II q(b) protein, with product MTTAVQRRESASIWDQFCNWITSTDNRLYVGWFGVIMIPCLLSATICFIIAFVGAPPVDIDGIREPVAGSLLFGNNMISGAVVPSSNAIGLHFYPIWEADSLDEWLYNGGPYQLVVFHFLLGIFCYMGREWELSYRLGMRPWIAVAYSAPVAAATAVFLIYPIGQGSFSDGMPLGISGTFNFMIVFQAEHNILMHPFHMLGVAGVFGGSLFSAMHGSLVTSSLIRETTENESQNAGYKFGQEEETYNIVAAHGYFGRLIFQYASFNNSRSLHFFLALWPVVGIWFTALGVSTMAFNLNGFNFNQSISDSQGRVVPSWADVINRANLGMEVMHERNAHNFPLDLAAVDVAPVAMAAPAING from the coding sequence ATGACCACAGCAGTACAAAGACGCGAAAGCGCTTCCATCTGGGATCAGTTTTGCAATTGGATTACCAGCACCGACAACCGCCTCTATGTAGGTTGGTTCGGCGTAATCATGATCCCTTGCTTACTCTCCGCCACCATTTGCTTCATCATCGCCTTCGTTGGCGCACCTCCAGTCGATATCGACGGAATCCGCGAACCAGTAGCAGGCAGCTTGCTATTCGGAAACAACATGATTTCTGGCGCAGTCGTACCCTCTTCAAACGCGATTGGCCTGCACTTTTACCCCATTTGGGAAGCAGATAGCCTCGACGAATGGCTATACAACGGTGGTCCTTACCAATTGGTAGTATTCCACTTCTTGCTCGGCATTTTCTGCTACATGGGACGTGAATGGGAATTGTCTTACCGCCTCGGTATGCGTCCTTGGATCGCAGTAGCATACTCTGCTCCCGTAGCAGCAGCAACCGCAGTATTCTTGATCTACCCAATCGGACAAGGATCATTCTCTGACGGTATGCCTTTGGGTATCTCTGGTACTTTCAACTTCATGATCGTATTCCAAGCAGAACACAACATCTTGATGCATCCTTTCCACATGTTGGGAGTAGCAGGTGTGTTCGGCGGTTCTTTGTTCAGTGCCATGCACGGTTCACTCGTAACCTCCAGCTTGATTCGTGAAACAACTGAAAACGAAAGCCAAAACGCTGGTTACAAATTCGGACAAGAAGAAGAAACCTACAACATCGTTGCAGCCCACGGCTACTTCGGTCGCTTGATTTTCCAATACGCTTCCTTCAACAATAGCCGTTCCTTGCACTTCTTCTTGGCTCTATGGCCAGTAGTTGGCATCTGGTTCACAGCATTGGGCGTAAGCACAATGGCTTTCAACTTGAACGGATTCAACTTCAACCAATCGATTTCTGACAGCCAAGGACGAGTAGTACCTAGCTGGGCAGACGTAATCAACCGCGCTAACTTGGGCATGGAAGTAATGCACGAGCGCAATGCTCACAACTTCCCTCTCGATTTGGCAGCAGTTGATGTAGCACCAGTAGCAATGGCTGCTCCTGCTATCAACGGTTAA
- a CDS encoding DEAD/DEAH box helicase, with amino-acid sequence MTVTIHNVLEQFRQEATSTRDLGDKFEYLTLAYLRTDPQYAELFKRVWLWMDFPQREGKGDLGIDLVAQERATGEYWAIQCKCYQPDHLLDKGDIDSFFTASGKAPFTHRLIVTTCGWGKNAEDALKNQHIPVDRLTLHDLDQSPVDWSQVSSQNLRYAVQSVSTSINNDDDFETRPAPVLPLKPKKSIRPHQSMALDKVMAGFKTGDRGKLIMACGTGKTYTALQIAERFAIEQGSATVLFLVPSISLMSQTLREWSAEATVRLQSIAVCSDAKVSKKSDTEDMSARDLAFPATTDVDVIVGRYRALTLQVPLHKGDLGGSSVDDGNDPPQPPLSKGGEERSFQVPLHKGDLGGSSVDDGNDPPQPPLSKGGEERSLQVPLYKGDLGGSSVDDGNDPPQPALSKGGEERSLQVPLHKGDLGGSSVDDGNDPPQPALSKGGEERSFQVPLYKGDLGGSPVLTVIFSTYQSIQAIADAQKKGLPEFDLITCDEAHRTTGVTLAGDDDSHFVKVHDQDFIKAKKRLYMTATPRLYADSAKSKAKENEAIVCSMDDEKIYGQEFHRLGFAEAVATGLLTDYKVMVLAVDEKYVSATFQRQLADANNELRLEDAVKITGCWNGLSKRFAAESDREDVQGDIAPMRRAVAFAGTIAASEKRFTEMFSQIIEEYQKLHPEEEILPCEVQHVDGKQNVMVRNQKLDWLKADTSSQGNLCRILSNARCLSEGVDVPALDAVIFLSPRNSVVDVVQSVGRVMRRAEGKKYGYIILPIGIPADMTPEEALKDHEKYKVVWQVLQALRAHDDRFNAIINKIELNETRPPQVDVIGVGGGASDDVEKVGNGQPKAKQMTLNFPQLEEWRDAIYAKIVVKCGDRRYWEDWAKDVAQIADRHTSRIKALLSSSEATHRQAFDDFLEGLRCNLNPSISESDAIEMLSQHLITKPVFDALFEDYQFTQLNPVSIAMQKMLDALEGQALGKEIATLDKFYASVRVKARAASGIDNAEGKQKIIIELYDKFFKNAFPRMAERLGIVYTPVEVVDFIVRSADDALRQEFGVGLTDDNVHILDPFTGTGTFMVRLLQNGLIAPQDLERKYHQELHANEIVLLAYYIAAINIEAAFHDLCRSLRLRSGNDTGNEATRALSEAEGQLQAEIRSLRLRSENEATLALSEVEGHYQPFNGIVLTDTFQMFESQGTLNEVMFPENNQRVVRQRNNDIRVIIGNPPYSAGQTSENDGNKNLKYPALDDKIRDTYARYSSATNKNSLYDSYIRAIRWASDRIKDRGIVCFVTNGSFIDNNAMDGLRKCLTDEFTSVYCFNLRGNARTSGEQRRMEKGSVFGEGTRTTIAITLLIKNPEKAGQHQLFYHDIGDYLSREEKLDKIKNLGSFTSINWDSLLPNDSQDWINQRDPEFDEFISIGDKTDKSSKSIFDVYSNGVKTNRDNWIYNFSRQDLTVNMSKMIDFYNSQVEDFQIYSQGKTFANAEARQKLVEAFISTDPQKISWSRGLKNDLGRLVHYEFDNDSLVRGMYRPYCKQWSYFNKNFNDMVYQMPRIFPNENLENLVICLTGTGSIKDFSAIVSKILPDLEMISKGQCFPLYTYEKPEPTDQTTLFLTETGYTKKENIPDTILSDFQTTYQDQTITKEDIFYYIYGILHSPEYKQRFAADLKKMLPRIPYAADFHTFSTAGRNLAQWHLNYENIEPYPLEEFKSELYLEDKDYLVSKMKFGVKNKAIDKTTIIYNSKITLTGIPLQAYEYIVNGKPALEWIMERYQLTRDKDSGITNNPNHWSDDPHYILNLVKRIVRVSVESVKIVNSLPLLNER; translated from the coding sequence ATGACTGTCACCATTCACAACGTTCTTGAGCAATTTCGCCAAGAAGCAACCTCAACCCGTGATTTAGGTGACAAGTTTGAGTATTTGACATTGGCTTATTTGCGAACTGATCCGCAATATGCCGAACTGTTTAAGCGGGTGTGGCTGTGGATGGATTTTCCGCAACGTGAGGGCAAAGGGGATCTAGGGATTGATTTAGTTGCTCAGGAACGGGCTACAGGTGAATATTGGGCGATTCAGTGTAAGTGCTATCAACCCGATCATTTATTGGATAAGGGGGATATTGATTCATTTTTTACGGCTTCGGGCAAAGCGCCATTTACACATCGGTTGATTGTGACAACTTGCGGTTGGGGTAAGAATGCGGAGGACGCGCTGAAAAACCAGCATATTCCTGTCGATCGCCTGACTTTACATGATCTCGATCAAAGTCCAGTGGATTGGAGTCAGGTGAGTTCGCAAAATTTGCGCTATGCGGTGCAGAGTGTTTCGACAAGTATTAATAATGATGATGATTTTGAGACGCGCCCCGCGCCCGTTTTACCATTAAAGCCGAAGAAGTCGATTAGACCGCATCAGAGTATGGCTTTGGATAAGGTGATGGCTGGTTTTAAGACAGGCGATCGCGGTAAGTTGATCATGGCTTGCGGGACGGGTAAGACTTATACGGCTTTGCAGATTGCGGAGAGGTTTGCCATTGAGCAAGGTAGCGCCACGGTTTTATTTTTAGTGCCTTCGATCTCGTTAATGTCGCAGACTTTGCGGGAATGGTCGGCGGAGGCAACGGTGAGGTTGCAGAGTATTGCGGTTTGTTCGGATGCGAAGGTGTCGAAAAAGTCGGATACGGAGGATATGAGCGCCCGTGATTTGGCTTTTCCTGCGACGACGGATGTGGATGTAATTGTGGGGAGATATCGGGCGCTTACTCTTCAAGTCCCCCTTCACAAGGGGGATTTAGGGGGATCTTCTGTTGATGATGGTAACGATCCCCCCCAGCCCCCCTTATCGAAGGGGGGAGAAGAGAGGAGTTTTCAAGTCCCCCTTCACAAGGGGGATTTAGGGGGATCTTCTGTTGATGATGGTAACGATCCCCCCCAGCCCCCCTTATCGAAGGGGGGAGAAGAGAGGAGTCTTCAAGTCCCCCTTTACAAGGGGGATTTAGGGGGATCTTCTGTTGATGATGGTAACGATCCCCCCCAGCCCGCCTTATCGAAGGGGGGAGAAGAGAGGAGTCTTCAAGTCCCCCTTCACAAGGGGGATTTAGGGGGATCTTCTGTTGATGATGGTAACGATCCCCCCCAGCCCGCCTTATCGAAGGGGGGAGAAGAGAGGAGTTTTCAAGTCCCCCTTTACAAGGGGGATTTAGGGGGATCTCCTGTTCTCACAGTCATCTTTTCTACCTATCAATCGATCCAAGCGATCGCAGATGCACAGAAGAAAGGATTGCCAGAGTTTGATTTGATTACTTGCGATGAGGCGCATCGGACTACGGGCGTGACTTTGGCGGGGGATGATGATTCGCATTTTGTGAAGGTGCATGATCAGGACTTTATTAAGGCGAAAAAGCGGCTGTATATGACGGCTACACCAAGGCTTTATGCGGATTCGGCTAAGAGTAAGGCTAAGGAAAATGAGGCGATCGTCTGTTCGATGGATGATGAGAAAATCTATGGTCAAGAGTTCCATCGCTTAGGATTTGCGGAAGCGGTGGCGACGGGGCTGTTGACGGATTATAAGGTGATGGTGTTGGCTGTGGATGAGAAGTATGTCAGCGCAACTTTTCAGCGTCAGTTAGCGGATGCTAATAACGAATTAAGGCTAGAGGATGCGGTTAAGATTACGGGTTGTTGGAATGGATTGTCTAAGCGATTTGCGGCGGAAAGCGATCGCGAAGATGTGCAGGGAGATATTGCGCCCATGCGCCGCGCTGTCGCTTTTGCAGGGACGATCGCTGCTTCTGAGAAGAGATTTACGGAGATGTTTTCGCAAATCATTGAGGAATATCAAAAGTTGCATCCTGAAGAGGAGATTCTGCCCTGCGAAGTGCAGCACGTTGATGGGAAGCAGAATGTGATGGTTCGCAATCAGAAGCTAGATTGGCTAAAGGCGGATACCAGCAGTCAGGGCAATTTGTGCCGCATTCTCTCTAATGCGCGATGTCTGTCAGAAGGGGTGGATGTACCTGCGTTAGATGCTGTCATTTTCCTGTCGCCGCGTAACTCGGTTGTCGATGTGGTGCAGTCGGTGGGGCGGGTGATGCGAAGGGCTGAGGGCAAAAAGTACGGTTATATTATTTTGCCGATTGGGATTCCTGCGGACATGACTCCAGAGGAGGCGCTGAAGGATCATGAGAAGTATAAGGTGGTCTGGCAGGTGCTGCAAGCCTTACGCGCCCATGACGATCGCTTTAATGCGATTATCAATAAAATTGAGTTGAATGAAACTAGACCGCCGCAAGTGGATGTGATTGGTGTTGGTGGTGGTGCGTCCGATGATGTTGAGAAGGTCGGTAATGGTCAGCCGAAAGCGAAACAAATGACGCTGAATTTTCCGCAATTGGAAGAGTGGCGCGATGCGATCTATGCCAAGATTGTCGTCAAATGTGGCGATCGCCGTTATTGGGAAGATTGGGCGAAGGATGTGGCGCAAATTGCCGATCGCCATACGTCACGGATTAAAGCTTTATTGTCTAGTTCCGAAGCTACGCACCGTCAAGCTTTTGATGATTTTTTGGAGGGTTTGCGCTGTAATCTTAATCCTAGTATTAGTGAATCTGATGCGATCGAGATGTTGTCTCAGCATTTGATTACGAAGCCTGTGTTTGATGCATTGTTTGAGGATTATCAGTTTACGCAATTAAATCCTGTTTCGATCGCGATGCAAAAGATGCTAGATGCTTTGGAGGGGCAGGCGTTGGGTAAGGAGATTGCGACTTTGGATAAGTTTTATGCGAGTGTGAGGGTTAAAGCTCGTGCAGCGAGTGGGATTGACAATGCTGAGGGTAAGCAGAAGATTATTATTGAGCTTTACGATAAGTTCTTTAAGAATGCTTTTCCTCGCATGGCGGAACGGTTGGGGATTGTGTATACGCCTGTGGAGGTGGTGGATTTTATTGTGCGAAGTGCGGATGATGCGCTGCGTCAGGAGTTTGGGGTGGGTTTGACGGATGATAATGTGCATATTCTCGATCCGTTTACGGGGACGGGGACGTTTATGGTGCGGTTGTTGCAGAATGGTTTGATTGCGCCGCAGGATTTGGAACGGAAGTATCATCAGGAGCTTCACGCGAATGAGATTGTGTTGTTGGCGTATTACATCGCGGCGATTAATATTGAGGCGGCGTTTCATGATTTGTGTCGTTCCCTTCGACTCCGCTCAGGGAACGACACAGGGAACGAGGCAACCCGCGCCCTGAGCGAAGCCGAAGGGCAACTTCAAGCAGAAATCCGTTCCCTTCGGCTCCGCTCAGAGAACGAGGCAACCCTCGCCCTGAGCGAAGTCGAAGGGCATTACCAACCCTTTAACGGCATTGTCCTTACTGATACATTTCAGATGTTTGAGAGTCAGGGGACTTTGAATGAGGTGATGTTTCCCGAAAATAATCAGCGTGTGGTGAGGCAGCGAAATAATGATATTCGGGTCATTATTGGCAATCCGCCTTATTCGGCGGGGCAGACTAGCGAGAATGATGGTAATAAAAATCTCAAGTATCCTGCTTTAGATGACAAGATTCGGGATACCTATGCAAGATATTCCAGTGCTACGAATAAGAATAGTCTTTATGATTCCTATATTCGGGCGATCCGTTGGGCTAGTGACAGAATCAAGGATCGCGGGATTGTTTGTTTTGTGACGAATGGTTCTTTTATTGATAACAATGCAATGGATGGATTGCGTAAATGTCTAACTGATGAATTTACGAGCGTTTATTGTTTTAATTTGCGAGGGAATGCGCGAACTTCGGGAGAACAGAGACGCATGGAAAAAGGTAGTGTTTTTGGTGAAGGAACGCGCACAACTATCGCCATAACTTTACTGATCAAAAATCCTGAAAAAGCAGGACAGCATCAACTTTTTTATCACGATATTGGCGATTATTTGAGTCGTGAAGAAAAGCTAGACAAAATTAAGAATCTTGGCAGTTTCACAAGCATTAACTGGGATTCACTACTCCCTAACGACAGCCAAGACTGGATAAATCAACGTGATCCAGAATTTGATGAATTTATTTCAATTGGCGATAAAACAGACAAATCGAGTAAATCAATTTTTGATGTGTATTCTAATGGAGTAAAAACAAATCGTGATAATTGGATTTACAACTTTTCACGTCAAGATCTAACAGTCAATATGAGTAAGATGATTGACTTTTATAATTCCCAAGTTGAGGATTTTCAAATTTATTCTCAAGGAAAAACTTTTGCTAATGCTGAAGCAAGACAAAAATTAGTAGAAGCTTTTATTAGTACAGATCCCCAAAAGATAAGCTGGTCAAGAGGTCTAAAAAATGATCTTGGCAGATTAGTTCATTATGAATTTGATAATGATTCACTTGTAAGGGGAATGTATCGTCCTTATTGCAAACAATGGAGCTATTTCAATAAGAATTTTAATGACATGGTTTACCAAATGCCTAGAATTTTCCCAAATGAGAATTTAGAAAATTTGGTAATTTGCCTAACTGGAACAGGTTCAATAAAAGATTTTTCAGCGATAGTATCGAAAATATTGCCAGATTTGGAAATGATTTCTAAAGGTCAATGCTTCCCACTTTATACCTATGAAAAACCCGAACCAACCGACCAAACCACACTCTTCCTAACCGAAACAGGCTACACCAAAAAAGAAAACATCCCCGACACCATCCTCAGCGACTTCCAAACCACCTATCAAGACCAAACCATTACCAAAGAAGACATCTTCTATTACATTTATGGCATCCTCCATAGCCCCGAATACAAACAACGCTTCGCCGCCGACCTCAAAAAAATGTTACCCCGCATTCCCTACGCCGCCGATTTCCACACCTTCAGCACCGCAGGACGCAACCTCGCCCAATGGCATCTCAACTATGAAAATATAGAACCATATCCATTAGAAGAATTCAAAAGCGAACTCTATCTCGAAGACAAAGACTATCTCGTATCCAAAATGAAATTTGGAGTCAAAAACAAAGCGATCGATAAAACCACCATCATCTACAACAGCAAAATCACCCTCACTGGCATCCCCCTACAAGCCTACGAATACATCGTCAACGGCAAACCCGCCCTAGAATGGATCATGGAACGCTATCAACTCACCCGCGACAAAGATAGCGGCATTACCAACAATCCTAACCACTGGTCAGACGACCCGCACTAC
- a CDS encoding type II toxin-antitoxin system VapC family toxin has translation MSEIIVLDTHIWLWLINSNFDQFPSSWLERFEAEILAVSPLSCYEIALAQSRGRLELTCSSREWFSRALAPAKIELLPLTPEITTRAVNLMPIHKDPFDRLIIATALEYGAKLASVDSLFSKYPELENYLM, from the coding sequence ATGTCTGAAATAATCGTTCTCGACACCCATATTTGGTTATGGCTAATCAACTCAAACTTCGATCAGTTTCCCTCATCTTGGCTTGAACGCTTTGAAGCCGAGATATTAGCAGTATCTCCTCTATCTTGCTATGAAATTGCCTTAGCCCAAAGTCGAGGCAGATTAGAGCTAACCTGTTCTTCTAGAGAATGGTTTAGCAGAGCATTAGCACCTGCCAAAATCGAACTATTGCCATTGACTCCAGAAATTACCACCAGAGCCGTAAACCTAATGCCCATTCACAAAGATCCCTTCGATCGCTTAATCATCGCCACTGCGTTAGAATATGGTGCAAAACTTGCCAGTGTTGACAGTTTATTCTCTAAATATCCTGAATTAGAAAATTATCTCATGTAA
- a CDS encoding type II toxin-antitoxin system VapC family toxin yields MSEITVLDTHIWFWLMTEDFQKIPDSWQTAIETAPQVGVSAISCYEIALASQKGRLELPCPISEWLEEALLPSGIELFPLTPEITVRAVNLSPIHKDPFDRLIIATALEYGAKLASVDSLFSKYPELENYLM; encoded by the coding sequence ATGTCTGAAATAACTGTGCTAGATACTCATATTTGGTTTTGGCTGATGACAGAAGATTTTCAGAAAATTCCTGATTCTTGGCAAACAGCGATCGAAACTGCACCTCAAGTTGGCGTATCTGCAATATCTTGTTATGAAATTGCGCTCGCATCTCAAAAAGGAAGACTAGAATTGCCATGTCCAATATCAGAATGGCTTGAAGAAGCTCTACTTCCATCAGGAATTGAGTTGTTTCCACTAACTCCAGAAATTACGGTCAGAGCCGTAAATCTATCCCCCATTCACAAAGATCCTTTTGATCGCCTTATTATCGCTACCGCATTAGAATATGGCGCAAAACTTGCCAGTGTTGACAGCTTATTTTCTAAATATCCTGAGCTAGAAAATTATTTGATGTAA